The genomic interval GCTATATCTTTCCCAACAATTAATGTCTTTTTCATTATATATGTCAATCTTCTTGTTATCGAAAAATTAATACCTGAGATGAGCATGTTCGAATTTattacaagaaaagaattaattttgttacatataagatgaaaattgaacaaTGAAACCAACAGTTGCAGCTAGAGCCTAGAGAAACATCATTAATGGTGTAAACACTAGCCACCAGAGTACTAATGTCAGAGAGAGCAAGCTCAGGTTTATTTCATTAGTgatttagttaattagatTTAAATGCAAAAGAACAATGGACAACTCTCCCTATGACAAGTGCTCAGTTAGAAGCACTGCAGAACAGGTAACAGCAAAGCAAGAGGGCATATGGGCAAAATGTAGTTTTGGCCTCTAACTCATACCAGCATTCTCttcttaaataataataataataaagcaAAGAAGTGCACACATGAAGGAAGAAAGATCAGAAACTTCCTGAATTAGAAAGGAGAACAAAATATGACTCATCCATCATAAATGAGTTGTTcatgaagtttttttttttttcattttttgagaATTTCTCATCTTTCATCTTTCCTTTTGTCTGTTATGTGAATAATCTTTCAGTCCAatgcaatatatatgtatataattcaTCATAAATTTGCAAAGTGTTGCTGAATGTTGTGAACAGATAAAGTTGCTTGAACATTTTAAGCAGAATTCTGAATATTCTGAACAGTGTATACTTAGTTTACagtatttcttttaattagaTATTGCTAAGAAAGAAGAACAGAACCCATCAGCGGTCGTTAACGTTAGCCTGTCAAATATCAACTAATTATTTTCAAGCATCCCCCTGGGCATGAAAGAAAATCTGTACAAATCCAGGGGGCCAAATCTGTACACAAACCGATTCAACCAAGGAAAGAATAACACAATTTCAGCATAAAAACACAAACTGATGCTATAATGGAATGAATCACACAATCTCCGCTATGAATCACGTAAATCTGAGGGAGATCAGAGGATGACCTAAAACGGCTGAGGAAGAAGACAGCACCGAGAGAGGTGGCCCAGACATGTATGAATCTTTTTGCTCGAAAGGCAACAAGTGATTAGAAGGCATTGGCATTTCACCAGTTGAAACAAAGAAGATCCTAAATAAGATGTATTGAGTTGCGTAAAGACAAGGAACCAATTACTTTAGAAGTTATGTTTTGATTAGTTAATTGATgtttgaaaattcattctacCATTTCAGAAAGTTGTTCTTTGGGTTTGTCAGAGGCCAAATTCTGTCAGAAAGCCTCAGGCCCGCAGTTCACCAATAGCCAAACTACAATAGTAAACTCTCTCAGCTTTACTTTTATCCAGTTAGAAAATTCTGTCAGCTCCAACCATTGTCAGAGAACCTCATCATGTTCCTGTAACTGTAAGAAAGAATCTCCTTGTCTGTATACGATCGGTTTGAAGCAAATTAAACTATTAGCATCATTTACACTACTGCAGATTAGAACCCGGGAGCTAGCTAAAGCGAAATTCCTTGGGAGAATCAAAATGGAGCAAACACAACCCCGAGTGCCACACGTAGTCTTGTTGCCTTTCCCTTCACTTGGCCACATCAAACCCTTGCTCAGCCTGGCAGAGCTTCTCAGCCATGCCAGTTTCCAAGTCACCTTCCTAAACCCTCAGCAGATCCACGATCGTCTCCTTCTCTCCATGGATATGCCTGCATTCCACCGTCGGCACCCTGAATTTGAGTTCTTGTCCATGCCTGACCCTGTTCGTCGGTCAAGTGATCGTCCACGCCCCGGCCTATTTAGCCTTCATGACAACATATTATCTTTAGGGTCTGTGATCAAGCCAGCGCTCGGTGAGCTTTTGATTTCTTTCAATCGGGAAAGGGGACGGCGACAGCCTGCAACGTGCATAATAGCAGATGGGTTATTGTCATCTCCTGTTATTGATGTTGCAGAGCAATTTGAGATTCCTTTCTTCGCTTTGCGAACATCGAGTGCTTGTTGCATCTGGGCTTACTTTAATCTACCAAAGCTCGTGGAAGAAGGGGATGTTCCTTTTCAAGGTTAGTTGGGGATCAAATCTTCTTAACTATCTTCAATAAGTACTTTTTATACGCTTGGATCAGTGTTTTTGTGGTTCCGATTCTTGAAATACACGTTTAGAcagtctttttttttagtgGATTTCATGTTTTCCTTTTGGATTAATTGGTTTTGTCTAGGAATCAGTTTTAAAACTAGAAAACAAACCTTAAATTATTTACTATAATTAAGTAAAAGAACAAGAGAAGTTCTATCCTAACTGTACACAGCATATGACTAACAAGCTTGTTGTATTTCACTTGCCAGTCCTAGCATTAATTATTGAATacccaattttttttagaataatGTTTATCCAGCTTTTCATTTGAGATGCTGAAGCAATGATGTTGCTTATATGCCatccttttgtttttgagaTTGTTTCATTTCACTTTGAATTGCAATCAAACCTTTGATTTTAGTTGCAGATGAAGACATGGACAAGCTGGTCACTTGCATTCCGGGACTGGAGAATGTTGTTCGACGCCGTGATCTTCCAGGAATTTTCAGGATCGAGAGAGCCAATGATCCAGCTTTGGAATACTTTATCAACGATCAAACCTTAGTCTTGCCACGAGCATCTGGTTTGATACTCAATACTTTTGATGAACTTGAAGCACCCGTGATAGCTAAACTTGGTTCTCATTTTACCAAAGTCTACACTGTCGGCCCTTTGCATAGTCTTTCTACTGTCCGCATGAAGGACCTGATATCTGTAGCATCAGGCGAAAATATTCTATGGAAAGAAGACACAAGTTGCATGACTTGGCTTGATTCTCAGCTGTCAAAATCAGTTATTTTTGTTAGCTTTGGTAGTGTAATCAGCTTTACGCGTGACCAGATGTTCGAGTTGTGGCATGGCTTGGTTAATTGCGGTAAACCCTTTTTGTGGGTCATTCGACAAGACTCAATTATTGGGGAGGATGGTCCAAGCTTAATCTTGGGGAAGCTTAAAGACATGACAGGAGATAAAGGGCTGCTGGTGAGTTGGGCACCTCAAGAACTGGTCTTGACACATCCAGCCATCGGTGGGTTCTTCACTCATAGCGGATGGAACTCAACCTTGGAGAGTATATTTGCAGGCGTGCCCATGATCTGTTGGCCTGCAATCGGTGACCAGCAAATGAACAGCAGGTTTGTGAGTGATGTGTGGAAAATCGGTTTTGACATGAAAGATTCGTGTGATAGATCATTGATTGAGAAAATGGTGAGAGATCTGATGGAGGATAAAAGAGAAGAGATCATGAAATCAGTGAATGAGATTAAAAAGTTGGCTCATGAGGCTGTCAAGGAAGGGGGGTCTTCTTTCTGCAACCTCGACAAATTGATTGATGACATACGGTTAAGGAGTCATTTAGCTCACAACAATTCTGAAGGCAAGAAGTGATCTGAAGGTATTATCACTTCACTGGTAATAACATTGTATTGTCATTATAAAACAATGTATTGGAACCTATGTTTTAATCAGATGAATGATAATACATTGatgcttaatttattttttcaaattttaatgctTAATTTAACATTACATGTGTTCATATAAAGACATGTTACCATTATCCACTACTCGTGACTTTGCGATGAGGCAACCACATGTTCTGGTCTTGCCCTTCCCTGCCCAAGGCCACATCAAACCCATGCTCTGCCTAGCAGAACTCCTCTGTCAAGCTGGTCTCCGGGTCACTTTCCTCAACACCCACCATAGTCACCGTCGTTTAAACAACCTCCAAGACCTCTCCACTCGGTTCCCCACCCTTCATTTCGAGTCTGTATCCGATGGACTCCCTGAAGATCATCCACGTAACCTTGTACACTTCATGCACTTAGTGCACTCAATCAAGAATGTTACCAAGCCACTTCTCCGGGATTTGCTTACCTCTTTGTCCCTTAAAACTGATATTCCTCCTGTTAGTTGCATAATCGCAGATGGGATTTTGTCTTTTGCCATTGACGTTGCAGAAGAGTTACAAATAACAGTGATTATCTTTCGAACTATAAGTAGTTGTTGCTTGTGGTCTTATCTTTGTGTTCCCAAGCTCATTCAACAAGGAGAGCTTCAATTTTCAGGTAAGCTTTTAAACTGCTCAACTTCAATTCtacatttatttttagtgttatatttgaaaaattttagcaaGATAAAATTGTTACAGATAGTGATATGGGTCAGAAAGTTAGCAGCGTTCCAGAAATGAAAGGCAGTTTAAGACTGCATGATCGGCCTTATTCTTTCGGATTGAAACAATTGGAAGACCCTAACTTTCAATTCTTTGTAAGCGAGACTCAAGCCATGACTCGAGCTTCTGCTGTTATCTTCAATACATTTGACTCCCTGGAAGCTCCTGTTCTCTCTCAAATGATCCCCCTTCTTCCTAAAGTTTACACCATTGGACCTCTCCATGCTCTCCGGAAAGCTCGTCTTGGAGATCTATCACAACATTCATCATTCAACGGCAACCTGAGGGAAGCAGACCACAACTGCATCACTTGGCTTGACTCACAGCCGCTAAGATCTGTTGTTTATGTGAGTTTCGGAAGCCATGTGGTTTTAACAAGTGAAGAATTATTGGAGTTCTGGCACGGGCTGGTGAACAGCGGTAAGCGGTTCCTGTGGGTCCTTAGACCAGACATAATCGCAGGAGAGAAGGACCATAACCAAATCATTGCACGAGAGCCCGATTTGgggacaaaagaaaaagggttgCTTGTGGATTGGGCTCCCCAAGAGGAGGTCTTGGCTCATCCATCGGTGGGTGGGTTCTTGACCCACTGCGGTTGGAACTCGACCCTTGAAAGCATGGTGGCTGGTGTCCCTATGCTATGTTGGCCCAAACTACCTGACCAATTGGTCAACAGCAGTTGCGTGAGTGAGGTGTGGAAGATTGGACTTGACCTGAAGGATATGTGTGATAGGTCAACGGTGGAGAAGATGGTCAGGGCATTGATGGAAGATCGAAGGGAGGAGGTTATGAGATCAGTGGATGGAATTTCGAAGCTGGCTCGAGAGAGTGTTAGCCATGGCGGGTCTTCCTCTAGCAACTTAGAGATGCTAATTCAAGAACTTGAAACTTAATAACATGTTATGATGGAGTACTTTGGTTTCAATTATCTTGCATATGTATACATAAAGTTCATTCTTCCAAAGTTCAAAATCCAGGAGCTTAACTATAGCAAAAAATCTATGAAAATGGAGCAACAGCAGCTAGAACTTCAAGCACCCCACACAGTCTTCTTGCCCTTCCCTGCCCAAGGCCGCGTCAAACCCATGCTCAAACTAGCAGAGCTTCTCAGTTATGCTAGCTCCCAAGTCACCTTCACAAACACTGAATACGTCCACGATCatttactttatatatatgtaatattaaaaaaaactttaaaaactcGATATGACTGTTAGAATCGAGTGTTACAAAGCTGGATAATACACACCTTTTTGGTGcttgaatcatattcaattgcGTGTAACCTAGGCATTCCTGGTGAGAGGTTTCATGGAGGGTATAAGGGAGAACAAACTATGAAATCAATAGACGAGATTGCAAAGCAAGCTCAGGATATAGTGTCCAGGAAGGTGGGTCTTCTGATAGCAACCTGGAGAAATTGATTGAACACATAATAAGGTCAATGAATCTGACAACTTTGATCAAATGTCAGCCAGAGAATTAAGCACTGCTGGTCCAGTAATTATTATCCGAATCTTGcaacaattaataaaattagattAATGCTGAATTgctattagaattattaagaTTTTGATTTCTGATGTTGGGCAGTATCTTTTCACCCCATGGAGAGAACAAGTTAGAAAGATAGGTTCTTCAATTAATGTTAATCCAATGTCCTATCGTCAAGAAATTGTAAGTGgaatattcaaattataaatatcatatttgaGAGTTAGGTAAGCACTTGTGACGCTGCTACCTaatctttttaataaaagagtTAGGTAAAAGAAATCAATTGTGATAAAGTTACAAATCTTACTAAAGTGAATCATCAATATTTAGAAACTtcattaaactaaaattagcctaaaattagattaaataaaaaaaatatattatatttatattttttaaaaaataataatttaataatatattcgTGTAtcaacttaatttaattaaaagataaaaacaagaagaaatgtATTGCTGTTTGTCCTCCAATTCCAGTCTCGTGGATCACAATCAGATAGCCGACAATAGTGTGCGTGGAGCCTCATGTCTGCATGATCAGATATTGATGTTTCCTAGGAGTTTTCTACCTATATTTGGGTGTTATCATCCGGAATTGAGCAACCAATAGCCCAAAGCAAATTGTTATCTAATAATGGAGCAACCAGAACCCCAAGTTCCTCACGTAGTCTTCTTGCCCTTCCCTGCACATGGCCACATCAAACCCATGTTTAGGCTAGCAGAACTTCTCAGTCATGCCAATTTCCAAGTCGCCTTCCTAAACACTCAACGCAACCACGACCTTCTCCTTCTTTCCTCCGATATTCCAGCATTCCGTAGCCGGTATCCTAATTTTCAGCTCTTGCCCTACCCTGATAAAGTCCCACTCGGTCTTGATCCACATAGACGGTCCGAACAAGGTTTTGTTGACCTTTTGCTCTCTACAAAAGCTGCGGCGAAGCAAGCTTTGAGTGAGTtgttgaagaaaaaaacagGGCTGCGGCCTCCCACGTGCATCATAGCAGATTGGGCAATCATGTGTTCTTCCGCCATGGATGTTGCCAAGGAGTTTGGGAATATTCCTGTCTTCGCCTTTCAAGGAGGGTGTGCTCACTACATGTGGATGGACTTTCATCTCTTGAAGCTCATCGAAGAAGGGGAAGTTCCATTACGAGGTTGTAGGCATGCATATATAGTTGCTGTGACCATCTAACTCTCttgacttttaatttttcttgtgtGAACAGTGAGAAATTAAACCATATTCTGTTTAACAGATAAAGATATGGACAAGCCGGTCACTTCCATTTCAGGATTGGGAATGTCTGTTCGACGCCGGGATCTATCGGGTTTTGCCAGGTTTGACACAGTTTGCAAACAAGTCATAGAAATCAGTACTAATTATGGATCCTCAGCTGTGTCTCAAGCATATGGTGTGATACTTAACACCTTTGACAAACTCGAAGCCCCAGTAATCTTTAAACTTAGCTCTTTTTGgccttttaaaatttacaccaTTGGTCCTTTGCATGGTCTGCTTAATAACTATTGTATTAAGGATTCAAATCCTTTACATTCAATCAATGTTACTATCTGCAAAGAAGACACAAGCTGCATTACATGGCTGGATTCTCAACCATCAGGATCAGTCATTTTTGTTAGCTTTGGGAGTTTGGTAAGTTTATCTCGCAGCCAAATCCTTGAGATTGGGCAGGGTTTACTCAATAGCTGCAGGCCTTTCTTGTGGGTCATTCTACCCAACCCCATTGTTGGACAACAAGAAGATGATTCAACTCCAGGACAAATCCTGATGGAGCTTGAAAACATGTCGAAGGAGAAAGGGTTGATAGTGAGTTGGGCGCCTCAAGAAAAGGTCTTAGCCCATCCAGCCATCGGTGGGTTCTTGACGCATAGTGGATGGAATTCAACCATGGAGAGCATTTACGCGAGGGTGCCCATGATTTGTTGGCCTACGGGAGCTGACCAGCTAGTCAACAGCAGATGTGTGAGTGAATTATGGAGGATTGGTTTTGACATGAAAGATACATGTGATAGATCAACGGTTGAGAAACTGGTGAATGATCTAATGGAAGATAAGAGAGATGAGATAATGAAATCAATGGATAAGATTACAAGGCAGGCAGAAGAGAGTGTCCAGGAAGGTGGATCTTCGTATTGCAACCTCCAGCGGTTGATTACTGATATACGATCACTCATTCCTACATAATGTTGCTAGCAAAAGATTACCAAGCAGGCTTGAAATAGTGTAGGATGGATCTTCGGTTTGCATCTTGGCAAAGTTGATACTTTTGCGTAGGGAACGAAAGGGATACTTTTGTTGTGTGGTTTTCTTGCAGAGCCTGGATTTTAAGTTGATATGGGTCTattaacaacttaaaatcTGGTGATGTTCTTGTACTCTTacaagaatttgatttaaatccGTGTTgtgttgaaatgaaatgcctttttttcaaaataaaaaaaacttggaAAAGTTGATAGAAATCATAAAGGATCAATGAGTCCTTCGGCTTGTGAAGTGTCTGAAGACATGTAATCAATGGAAAACCATTGTTGAGAAGAAGACttaaacacttttttttttggaagggCATGAACATTTTATTGAAAGAACCGGCAAGGGGGTTGCTACAAAAAAGCAGAGACGTAGAAAGAAATCCCTTCAGCTGCTAATACCCTGTTACAGAGAAACCAAATGGGTCACACTCAGCCAAAAAATATTCATGCCCACCTGTACATGCAAAAATACCTCAAAATAAATATCCATTTTCCATgctaaaaataaagaaagaatagGAATGAATTGAAACCATCGcaaatcattatcatcaaaTCAATGACAGGCGAAACATTAAAAAACTATAGAGAATTTACCCATTCGCATAACAGCTGTTTtggcaaaagaaagaaataaactaTGCCAATGAAATAAACACTATCACTCCATTACttatttatatgaaataaACACAATCACTCCAttacttatttaattatttttttcataggCTGGACAGCTTAATAATCTAGTTGCTGATATCAATGGATTTGAGTTTTGTCTTCTTCTCTTCCACCTTTGGCATTGTCACAGTCAGCACTCCATTTTCCATTGTTGCTTTCACTTCATCAACCTTTGCATTTTCTGGTAACCTGAATCTCCTAAGGAACTTTCCACGTCCCCTCTCTATACGGTGCCACTTCTCATTCTTGTCCTCTTTCTCCACACTTCTTTCTCCACTTAACTGAAGAACCCTTCCTTCCTCGATTTCCACTTTcacttcttcctttttcaGTCCAGGAAGATCAGCCTTGATTACATGAGCCTCTGGGGTCTCTTTCCAATCGATTTGGGCATTGGCAAATGTTGAAATCTCATCATTAGAATTTAAAGGTGCCCAGATATCTGAAGAGAATGGGTCGAAGATAATCCTGTTGCCAAAAATAGATGGAATCAGGgacattttctttgttttttcgaAGGTAGTGATGCAAGAAAGATTTTAGGGAACAACTCTTAATGCTAGTTCTTTCactgaataagaaaaaaaagcttgGATGCgatttatatataaagtttGGCTTGTAGGATCTTGAAGTTTCGGGGCCATTCTCTTTTGATTGTCTTGGAAATCGGTGGATGGCTCgatgcttcatgtttcttctGAAATCTTCCACCAAGTTCCATCTACAATCCTCCTCTTTGCGTGGCAGCCACTGCCATTCCATTCACAGGACAGATGAGAAGGTTCTGGCTCATGGACCAGGGCCTGGCTATGATTTATTTCATGTGCTAACACCTACGGGCTTACTTGCCACCTCTAGAAATCTTGGACTTTGAAAGAAACTTAACATCCTGCCAGGACCCATCGGTCTTCTCTTTGTCGTTTTTCAGTGCCTTTCAAACCCAATTTAGTATGGGTTAAGTCGGTCCTAATGTTATGCTGATAACACGGCGTCAATGTTCCTTGCATCAGCCTTACCCTCGAACCAATTTAGCAACATATTCTATTCTAAAAAGGATTATCCTCTCGTGCACAGGAACTCCATTCAACATTGAGGGACAACATATATTCGGATGCCATATTCGTCTACATCCCTTCATCCATAAATTCTATTCAGGACAGGCAACATTTCCATCTTCTTTAAAAGAGGATTCCTCCCCCGAAATATCATggacacacacacacacacaattAGCATTACACTATAGATTGTTGTACATTTAGAATCCCATTGTTCCCTTTTAAATACTTATCCCGATATCTTAGCCTTTCATAGCAATATAGCATCAACATTTATATCATTAATTTGTTTCATTTCAAGGGTTAACTGTCACCTTAGTACCTAGACGTCTCCTTAGCTAGTTGTTTCACAACGATGTCGAAGGTTCCGAATAGCTATTTGCACGAGCCTTTCTACCAGCAAGCCTGGGATCCGTTCCAGGAATTCAACTTCGGGGGCACTCTGGTTGCGCCTCGTCCTGCTTTCTCCTCCGGATCACCGTTCGCGCTGGCGAACCTGGACTGGAAAGAGACCCCAGAAGCTCACGTGCTCAAAGCGGATCTTCCAGGGCTGAACAGGAACGAAGTGAAGTTGGAATTGGAGGACGGGAGGATCCTCTGCATCAGCGGGGACAAGAGCTCGGAGAAAGAAGTGAAGAGCGACAATTGGCACCGCGTGGAGTGGAGCAGCGGCTCGTTCGTGAGGCGGTTCAGGTTGCCTGAGGATGCAAAGGTTGATAAGCTGACGGCATATTTGGAGAACGGGGTGCTCACCGTGACAGTTCCTAAAAAAGAAGCCAGGAAAGGCAACCAGAAAAGAACCATTCAGATCCTTGGCTAGTGTGAGAGATTCTGCTTCTGCTTTAAGAATTTCATGAGGGAAATGAGAGGTTTGAGAGTTAAAGCCCAACTATTAAGACTTCATgatcatataaaataaagaaatgtgaTCTGAGTGTGCATGTGTACTACtcttatatattattattaaaataaatataattaataaatactaGTAATGTTCCTCTTATTATTAGCTAATCTCTAGTTTAATATTAGGGTTATGATGGATTTActataatcaaaatttatttgaattaaactTGTTAACTATAAAAACACCATCGAGTTTTTGAAGGCAATTAAGTAAACagttttatatttgatgtattgtaCACTATCAATTAACTGCAAGATGACGCATCATTAATACACAACGAGTGAATTAATATcgtttttttgttaataaataaatttaaaaagataaatacccacaattttaaaactatttattttgaaaagatttttaaacttttattttatataacataattATGTATAGATACTATATAAGCTTACTGTATATCAAATACAAATCTTCAAAATTATACTATTACATAAAATCTCATAATTCTAGTCAAATTATATACTAAATGcaatggtttttatttttttttctgttaatAAATTGTATTCTAGATGTTGTAATTATAACTTCCATCACATCTATGTTAGACTATTACTATTGGCAATATAATAACCATTTACTCTTTTAGAGGCGATTATCTTGAAAATCaaacagaagaagaagatgatgttCCTGCCTTGGGCCCCTGCTGAGAAACTTCTACAGTGTTTACACTGGCTAAAACTCAAAAAGGACCAGAGCCCATGTGCCAACACCATGCCCATCTCTTCTCTTTGCCTTTCCACTGGCGACCCACAGATAGACATACGCTACACAgcttttagttaattaatcataaagcAGGGAAATTAGTTGATAAAGACAGAATAAGATCTAAAATCTCTGCTTCAATGCGTCATTGGCTGGAATTATTTAAGCTGGAGATTAGTACAAAAAGATAAAGTAGCTTCTTATCTCTGCCTTGGCAGTCATTCGGTCCGTGCGAACTTGGAAATGTCAGTTCCAGGGGAATTGCTTGGGATCGAGTTTTGCAGGATTCTAAAGTacacttctctttttctccttcaatCCTTCCCCCACGCCCCTTCCGAGCACGTACAAGCCAAAGACATGACCAATCAACATCCCCCTGGAAGATTATAACCATGGAAGAGTAAGCCACCTGCCCTGGAAATGAGCGTGGAACCATGCAAACTCAATAAACCCAGCTttagaaatgaagaaaaaaagaagaaagattcTGTATTTTCTTCTGTTCCCTCTTTAAAACCCTGCTTCTCTTCTTTCCCAAatacaaaacaataagaaagaACAGAGGAAAAGGAAGTAATTGAAGTCGATGGTGAACATGGTGGAAACGACATCGGCTTGGAACACGACAGGACTCCACGTGCATCGGAAGTCGCTGTTGCACATGAGTTTCTACTGGGGACACAAATCCGAAATCCTCTTCTCCGGTTGGCC from Theobroma cacao cultivar B97-61/B2 chromosome 5, Criollo_cocoa_genome_V2, whole genome shotgun sequence carries:
- the LOC18597640 gene encoding 7-deoxyloganetic acid glucosyltransferase isoform X1, producing MEQTQPRVPHVVLLPFPSLGHIKPLLSLAELLSHASFQVTFLNPQQIHDRLLLSMDMPAFHRRHPEFEFLSMPDPVRRSSDRPRPGLFSLHDNILSLGSVIKPALGELLISFNRERGRRQPATCIIADGLLSSPVIDVAEQFEIPFFALRTSSACCIWAYFNLPKLVEEGDVPFQVADEDMDKLVTCIPGLENVVRRRDLPGIFRIERANDPALEYFINDQTLVLPRASGLILNTFDELEAPVIAKLGSHFTKVYTVGPLHSLSTVRMKDLISVASGENILWKEDTSCMTWLDSQLSKSVIFVSFGSVISFTRDQMFELWHGLVNCGKPFLWVIRQDSIIGEDGPSLILGKLKDMTGDKGLLVSWAPQELVLTHPAIGGFFTHSGWNSTLESIFAGVPMICWPAIGDQQMNSRFVSDVWKIGFDMKDSCDRSLIEKMVRDLMEDKREEIMKSVNEIKKLAHEAVKEGGSSFCNLDKLIDDIRLRSHLAHNNSEGKK
- the LOC18597643 gene encoding class I heat shock protein, yielding MSLIPSIFGNRIIFDPFSSDIWAPLNSNDEISTFANAQIDWKETPEAHVIKADLPGLKKEEVKVEIEEGRVLQLSGERSVEKEDKNEKWHRIERGRGKFLRRFRLPENAKVDEVKATMENGVLTVTMPKVEEKKTKLKSIDISN
- the LOC18597640 gene encoding 7-deoxyloganetic acid glucosyltransferase isoform X2, translating into MEQTQPRVPHVVLLPFPSLGHIKPLLSLAELLSHASFQVTFLNPQQIHDRLLLSMDMPAFHRRHPEFEFLSMPDPVRRSSDRPRPGLFSLHDNILSLGSVIKPALGELLISFNRERGRRQPATCIIADGLLSSPVIDVAEQFEIPFFALRTSSACCIWAYFNLPKLVEEGDVPFQDEDMDKLVTCIPGLENVVRRRDLPGIFRIERANDPALEYFINDQTLVLPRASGLILNTFDELEAPVIAKLGSHFTKVYTVGPLHSLSTVRMKDLISVASGENILWKEDTSCMTWLDSQLSKSVIFVSFGSVISFTRDQMFELWHGLVNCGKPFLWVIRQDSIIGEDGPSLILGKLKDMTGDKGLLVSWAPQELVLTHPAIGGFFTHSGWNSTLESIFAGVPMICWPAIGDQQMNSRFVSDVWKIGFDMKDSCDRSLIEKMVRDLMEDKREEIMKSVNEIKKLAHEAVKEGGSSFCNLDKLIDDIRLRSHLAHNNSEGKK
- the LOC18597644 gene encoding 18.1 kDa class I heat shock protein translates to MSKVPNSYLHEPFYQQAWDPFQEFNFGGTLVAPRPAFSSGSPFALANLDWKETPEAHVLKADLPGLNRNEVKLELEDGRILCISGDKSSEKEVKSDNWHRVEWSSGSFVRRFRLPEDAKVDKLTAYLENGVLTVTVPKKEARKGNQKRTIQILG
- the LOC18597642 gene encoding 7-deoxyloganetic acid glucosyltransferase, which produces MEQPEPQVPHVVFLPFPAHGHIKPMFRLAELLSHANFQVAFLNTQRNHDLLLLSSDIPAFRSRYPNFQLLPYPDKVPLGLDPHRRSEQGFVDLLLSTKAAAKQALSELLKKKTGLRPPTCIIADWAIMCSSAMDVAKEFGNIPVFAFQGGCAHYMWMDFHLLKLIEEGEVPLRDKDMDKPVTSISGLGMSVRRRDLSGFARFDTVCKQVIEISTNYGSSAVSQAYGVILNTFDKLEAPVIFKLSSFWPFKIYTIGPLHGLLNNYCIKDSNPLHSINVTICKEDTSCITWLDSQPSGSVIFVSFGSLVSLSRSQILEIGQGLLNSCRPFLWVILPNPIVGQQEDDSTPGQILMELENMSKEKGLIVSWAPQEKVLAHPAIGGFLTHSGWNSTMESIYARVPMICWPTGADQLVNSRCVSELWRIGFDMKDTCDRSTVEKLVNDLMEDKRDEIMKSMDKITRQAEESVQEGGSSYCNLQRLITDIRSLIPT
- the LOC18597641 gene encoding 7-deoxyloganetic acid glucosyltransferase, which produces MLPLSTTRDFAMRQPHVLVLPFPAQGHIKPMLCLAELLCQAGLRVTFLNTHHSHRRLNNLQDLSTRFPTLHFESVSDGLPEDHPRNLVHFMHLVHSIKNVTKPLLRDLLTSLSLKTDIPPVSCIIADGILSFAIDVAEELQITVIIFRTISSCCLWSYLCVPKLIQQGELQFSDSDMGQKVSSVPEMKGSLRLHDRPYSFGLKQLEDPNFQFFVSETQAMTRASAVIFNTFDSLEAPVLSQMIPLLPKVYTIGPLHALRKARLGDLSQHSSFNGNLREADHNCITWLDSQPLRSVVYVSFGSHVVLTSEELLEFWHGLVNSGKRFLWVLRPDIIAGEKDHNQIIAREPDLGTKEKGLLVDWAPQEEVLAHPSVGGFLTHCGWNSTLESMVAGVPMLCWPKLPDQLVNSSCVSEVWKIGLDLKDMCDRSTVEKMVRALMEDRREEVMRSVDGISKLARESVSHGGSSSSNLEMLIQELET